The following proteins come from a genomic window of Streptococcus pneumoniae:
- a CDS encoding ABC transporter permease — protein MKDVSLFLLKKVFKSRLNWIILTLFVSVLGVTFYLNSQTANSHSLESRLESRIAANERAINENEEKLSQMSDTSSEEYQFAKNNLDVQKNLLTRKTEILTLLKEGRWKEAYYLQWKDEEKNYEFVSNDPTASSGLKMGVDRERKIYQALYPLNIKAHTLEFPTHGIDQIVWILEVIIPSLFVVAIIFMLTQLFAERYQNHLDTAHLYPVSKVTFAISSLGVGVGYVTVLFIGICGFSFLVGSLISGFGQLDYPYPIYSLVNQEVTIGKIQDVLFPGLLLAFLAFIVIVEVVYLIAYFFKQKMPVLFLSLIGIVGLLFGIQTIQPLQRIAHLIPFTSLRSVEILSGRLPKQIDNVDLNWSMGMVLLPCLIIFLLLGILFIERWGSSQKKRIF, from the coding sequence ATGAAAGATGTTAGTCTATTTTTATTGAAAAAAGTTTTCAAAAGTCGTTTAAACTGGATTATCTTAACTTTATTTGTATCTGTACTCGGTGTTACCTTTTATTTAAATAGTCAGACTGCAAACTCACACAGCTTGGAGAGCAGGTTGGAAAGTCGCATTGCAGCCAACGAGAGGGCTATCAATGAAAATGAAGAGAAACTCTCCCAAATGTCTGATACCAGCTCGGAGGAATACCAGTTTGCTAAAAATAATTTAGACGTGCAAAAAAATCTTTTGACGCGAAAGACAGAAATTCTAACTTTACTAAAAGAAGGGCGCTGGAAAGAAGCCTACTATCTGCAGTGGAAAGATGAAGAGAAGAATTATGAATTTGTATCAAATGACCCGACTGCTAGCTCTGGCTTAAAAATGGGGGTTGACCGCGAACGGAAGATTTACCAAGCCCTGTATCCCTTGAACATAAAAGCACATACTTTGGAGTTTCCGACCCACGGGATTGATCAGATTGTCTGGATTTTAGAGGTTATCATCCCAAGCTTGTTTGTGGTTGCGATTATTTTTATGCTAACACAACTATTTGCAGAAAGATATCAAAATCATCTGGACACAGCTCACTTATATCCTGTTTCAAAAGTGACATTTGCAATATCCTCTCTTGGAGTTGGAGTGGGATATGTAACTGTGCTGTTTATCGGAATCTGTGGCTTTTCTTTTCTAGTGGGAAGTCTGATAAGTGGTTTTGGACAGTTAGATTATCCCTACCCAATTTATAGCTTAGTGAATCAAGAAGTAACTATTGGGAAAATACAAGATGTATTATTTCCTGGCTTGCTCTTAGCTTTCTTAGCCTTTATCGTCATTGTGGAAGTTGTGTACTTGATTGCTTACTTTTTCAAGCAAAAAATGCCTGTCCTCTTTCTTTCACTCATTGGGATTGTTGGCTTATTGTTTGGCATCCAAACAATTCAGCCTCTTCAAAGGATTGCACATCTGATTCCCTTTACTTCCTTGCGTTCAGTGGAGATTTTATCTGGAAGATTACCTAAGCAGATTGATAATGTCGATCTAAATTGGAGCATGGGAATGGTCTTACTTCCTTGCCTGATTATCTTTTTGCTATTGGGAATTCTATTTATTGAAAGATGGGGAAGTTCACAGAAAAAAAGAATTTTTTAA
- a CDS encoding ABC transporter ATP-binding protein, whose amino-acid sequence MLNLTHVTLKTRQVILQDADFTFKKGRIYGLLAINGSGKTTLFRAMSKLLPLSSGHIAVPPSLFYYESVEWLDGNLSGMDYLRLIKNIWKSDLNLRDEIAYWEMADYISLPIRKYSLGMKQRLVIAMYFLSQAKCWLMDEITNGLDEYYRQKFFDRLAQIDRQEQLVLLSSHYKEELVDICDRVVTIHQGQIEEV is encoded by the coding sequence ATGTTAAATCTTACTCATGTTACCTTAAAAACGCGACAAGTCATCTTGCAAGATGCGGATTTTACCTTTAAAAAGGGTAGGATTTATGGCCTTCTTGCTATCAATGGCTCGGGAAAGACGACACTATTCCGAGCTATGAGCAAGTTGCTTCCCCTTAGTAGTGGACACATCGCAGTTCCTCCTTCTTTGTTTTATTATGAGAGCGTTGAATGGCTGGATGGAAACTTAAGTGGGATGGACTACCTTCGTCTCATAAAAAACATCTGGAAGTCAGACCTAAACTTGAGAGATGAAATCGCCTACTGGGAAATGGCTGACTATATCAGTCTTCCCATCCGCAAGTATTCCTTAGGGATGAAGCAACGCTTGGTGATTGCTATGTATTTTCTCAGTCAGGCCAAATGCTGGCTCATGGATGAGATTACAAATGGCTTAGACGAGTATTATCGACAGAAGTTTTTTGATAGGCTAGCACAAATCGATAGACAAGAACAGCTGGTTCTTTTAAGTTCCCACTATAAGGAAGAGTTGGTTGATATCTGCGATAGAGTAGTAACCATTCATCAGGGGCAGATAGAAGAGGTTTAG
- a CDS encoding helix-hairpin-helix domain-containing protein — translation MEAIIEKIKEYKIIVICTGLGLLVGGFFLLKPAPQTSVKETNLQAEVAAVSKDSSTGKEVNKEEKEEPVEQDLITVDVKGAVKSPGIYDLPVGSRVNDAVQKAGGLTEQADSKSLNLAQKVSDEALVYVPTKGEEAVSQQTGSGTASSTSKEKKVNLNKASLEELKQVKGLGGKRAQDIIDHREANGKFKSVDELKKVSGIGAKTIEKLKDYVTVD, via the coding sequence ATGGAAGCAATTATCGAGAAAATCAAAGAGTATAAAATCATCGTCATCTGTACTGGTCTGGGCTTGCTTGTAGGCGGATTTTTCCTGCTAAAGCCAGCTCCACAAACATCTGTCAAAGAGACGAATTTGCAGGCTGAAGTTGCAGCTGTTTCCAAGGACTCATCGACCGGAAAGGAAGTGAACAAGGAAGAGAAGGAAGAACCAGTTGAACAAGATCTAATCACAGTAGATGTCAAAGGTGCTGTCAAATCGCCAGGGATTTATGACTTGCCTGTAGGTAGTCGAGTCAATGATGCTGTTCAGAAGGCTGGTGGCTTGACAGAGCAAGCAGACAGCAAGTCGCTCAATCTAGCTCAGAAAGTTAGTGATGAGGCTCTGGTTTACGTTCCTACTAAGGGAGAAGAAGCAGTTAGTCAACAGACTGGTTCGGGGACAGCTTCTTCAACAAGCAAGGAAAAGAAGGTCAATCTCAACAAGGCCAGTCTGGAAGAACTCAAGCAGGTCAAGGGACTGGGAGGAAAACGAGCTCAGGACATTATTGACCATCGTGAGGCAAATGGCAAGTTCAAGTCAGTAGACGAGCTCAAGAAGGTCTCTGGCATTGGTGCCAAGACCATAGAAAAACTTAAAGACTATGTTACAGTGGATTAA
- a CDS encoding GNAT family N-acetyltransferase: MESIFVKFAQYPSIETERLLLRPVTLDDAEAMFDYASDKGNTRYTFPTNQSLEETKNNIAQFYLANPLGRWGIELKDNGKFIGTIDLHKIDPVLKKAAIGYIINKKYWNQGLTTEANRAVIELAFEKIGMNKLTALHDKANPASGKVMEKSGMRFSHAEPYACMDQHEKGRIVTRVHYVLTKEDYFANK; the protein is encoded by the coding sequence ATGGAATCAATATTTGTGAAATTTGCCCAGTATCCGTCTATAGAAACGGAGCGTTTATTGCTTAGACCTGTAACTTTGGATGATGCGGAAGCAATGTTTGACTATGCCTCGGACAAGGGTAATACACGTTACACTTTTCCAACCAATCAAAGCTTGGAAGAAACCAAGAATAACATTGCTCAGTTCTACTTGGCTAATCCCTTGGGACGTTGGGGGATTGAATTAAAAGATAACGGCAAGTTTATCGGAACTATTGACTTACACAAGATTGATCCTGTTCTTAAGAAGGCAGCTATTGGCTACATTATCAATAAAAAGTATTGGAATCAAGGATTAACGACAGAAGCCAATCGTGCTGTGATTGAGCTAGCTTTTGAGAAGATAGGGATGAATAAGTTGACTGCCCTTCACGATAAGGCTAATCCCGCGTCAGGAAAGGTCATGGAGAAATCAGGCATGCGTTTTTCCCATGCAGAACCATATGCTTGTATGGACCAGCATGAAAAAGGCCGAATCGTGACAAGAGTTCATTATGTCTTGACCAAGGAAGACTATTTTGCAAATAAATAA
- a CDS encoding GNAT family N-acetyltransferase → MIDQLSKYYSCRILTEKDIPSILSLYESNPLYFQHCPPEPNFATVKEDMLCLPEGKAKADKFFVGFWNGSDLVAVMDFVYAYPDEETVFIGLFMVDQAYQRKGIGSHIVTEALAYFAKNFRKARLAYVKGNPQSQHFWEKQGFKSIGCEVKQELYTVVIAEQSLED, encoded by the coding sequence ATGATTGACCAACTATCTAAGTATTACAGTTGTAGGATACTAACTGAAAAGGATATTCCAAGTATTTTATCTTTATATGAAAGTAATCCTCTGTATTTTCAGCATTGTCCACCAGAGCCAAATTTTGCAACTGTAAAAGAGGACATGCTTTGTCTACCTGAAGGTAAAGCTAAGGCTGATAAGTTTTTTGTTGGATTTTGGAATGGATCTGACCTTGTGGCTGTTATGGATTTTGTCTATGCATATCCTGATGAGGAGACTGTTTTTATTGGTTTGTTTATGGTTGATCAAGCCTATCAGAGGAAAGGGATTGGTAGTCATATTGTGACAGAAGCACTAGCTTATTTTGCTAAGAACTTTCGAAAGGCACGTTTGGCTTATGTTAAGGGAAATCCGCAATCTCAGCATTTTTGGGAAAAGCAGGGCTTTAAATCAATTGGATGCGAGGTTAAGCAAGAACTCTATACGGTTGTTATCGCTGAACAGAGCCTAGAAGATTAG
- a CDS encoding PhoH family protein: MKEHSIDIQLSHPDDLFHLFGSNERHLRLMEEELDVVIHARTEIVQVLGEESACEEARQVIQALMALVNRGMTVGTPDVVTAISMVKNDEIDKFVALYEEEIIKDNTGKPIRVKTLGQKLYVDSVKQHDVTFGIGPAGTGKTFLAVTLAVTALKRGQVKRIILTRPAVEAGESLGFLPGDLKEKVDPYLRPVYDALYQILGKDQTTRLMEREIIEIAPLAYMRGRTLDDAFVILDEAQNTTIMQMKMFLTRLGFHSKMIVNGDISQIDLPRNVKSGLIDAQEKLKNIHQIDFVHFSAKDVVRHPVVAQIIRAYEYSTEVAHD; this comes from the coding sequence TTGAAGGAACATTCAATAGACATTCAACTGAGTCATCCAGATGACCTGTTTCATCTTTTTGGTTCCAATGAACGCCATCTTCGTTTGATGGAAGAAGAGCTTGATGTTGTGATTCATGCTCGTACGGAGATTGTCCAGGTTTTGGGAGAAGAGTCTGCTTGCGAGGAAGCCCGTCAGGTTATTCAAGCTCTCATGGCCTTGGTAAATCGTGGGATGACCGTTGGTACGCCAGATGTAGTGACGGCTATTAGTATGGTCAAAAATGATGAAATTGACAAGTTTGTCGCCCTTTACGAAGAAGAAATCATCAAGGATAATACTGGGAAGCCTATCCGCGTCAAAACCTTAGGTCAAAAACTTTATGTGGACAGTGTCAAACAGCATGATGTGACCTTTGGAATTGGGCCAGCAGGTACAGGGAAGACCTTCCTTGCAGTGACCTTGGCAGTGACTGCCCTTAAACGTGGGCAAGTCAAGCGAATTATCCTAACTCGTCCAGCGGTGGAAGCGGGAGAGAGTCTTGGATTTCTTCCGGGTGATCTTAAGGAGAAGGTGGATCCTTACCTTCGTCCTGTTTACGATGCCTTGTATCAAATTCTTGGGAAAGACCAAACGACTCGTCTCATGGAGCGTGAAATTATCGAAATTGCGCCCCTTGCCTATATGCGTGGCCGGACCTTGGATGATGCCTTTGTCATTCTCGATGAGGCGCAAAACACGACCATCATGCAGATGAAGATGTTCTTGACGCGTTTAGGCTTTCATTCTAAGATGATTGTCAATGGAGATATCAGTCAGATTGACCTGCCACGTAATGTCAAGTCCGGTTTGATTGATGCTCAAGAGAAACTCAAGAACATCCATCAGATTGACTTTGTTCATTTTTCAGCCAAGGATGTGGTTCGCCATCCAGTTGTCGCTCAGATTATCCGAGCCTATGAATATTCTACTGAAGTTGCACACGACTGA
- a CDS encoding YozE family protein, whose amino-acid sequence MRKSFYTWLMTERNPKSNNPKAILADLAFEEAAFPKHTDDFDEVSRFLEEHASFSFNLGDFDSIWQEYLEH is encoded by the coding sequence ATGAGAAAATCATTTTACACTTGGCTCATGACCGAGCGCAATCCTAAAAGTAACAATCCCAAAGCAATTTTGGCAGACCTCGCTTTTGAAGAGGCAGCTTTTCCAAAACATACAGATGATTTTGATGAGGTCAGTCGCTTTTTGGAGGAGCATGCCAGTTTCTCTTTTAACCTAGGAGATTTTGACAGCATTTGGCAGGAATATCTAGAACACTAG
- the cvfB gene encoding RNA-binding virulence regulatory protein CvfB, translating into MNTNLASFIVGLIIDENDRFYFVQKDGQTYALAKEEGQHTVGDTVKGFAYTDMKQKLRLTSLEVTATQDQFGWGRVTEVRKDLGVFVDTGLPDKEIVVSLDILPELKELWPKKGDQLYIRLEVDKKDRIWGLLAYQEDFQRLARPAYNNMQNQNWPAIVYRLKLSGTFVYLPENNMLGFIHPSERYAEPRLGQVLDARVIGFREVDRTLNLSLKPRSFEMLENDAQMILTYLESNGGFMTLNDKSSPDDIKATFGISKGQFKKALGGLMKAGKIKQDQFGTELI; encoded by the coding sequence ATGAATACAAATCTTGCAAGTTTTATCGTTGGACTGATCATCGATGAAAACGACCGTTTTTACTTTGTGCAAAAGGATGGTCAAACCTATGCTCTTGCTAAGGAAGAAGGCCAACATACAGTAGGGGATACGGTCAAAGGTTTTGCATACACGGATATGAAGCAAAAACTCCGCCTGACAAGCTTAGAAGTGACTGCCACTCAGGACCAATTTGGTTGGGGACGTGTCACAGAGGTTCGTAAGGACTTGGGTGTCTTTGTGGATACAGGCCTTCCTGACAAGGAAATCGTTGTGTCACTCGATATTCTCCCTGAGCTCAAGGAACTCTGGCCTAAGAAGGGCGACCAACTCTACATCCGTCTTGAAGTGGATAAGAAAGACCGTATCTGGGGTCTCTTGGCTTATCAAGAAGACTTCCAACGTCTTGCTCGTCCTGCCTACAACAACATGCAGAACCAAAACTGGCCAGCCATTGTTTACCGTCTCAAGCTATCAGGAACTTTTGTTTACCTACCAGAAAATAATATGCTTGGTTTTATTCATCCTAGCGAGCGTTACGCAGAGCCACGTTTGGGGCAAGTATTAGATGCGCGCGTTATTGGTTTCCGTGAAGTGGACCGCACTTTGAACCTCTCCCTCAAACCACGCTCCTTTGAAATGTTGGAAAACGATGCTCAGATGATTTTGACTTATTTGGAAAGCAATGGCGGTTTCATGACCTTAAATGACAAGTCATCTCCAGACGACATCAAGGCAACCTTTGGCATTTCTAAAGGTCAGTTCAAGAAAGCTTTAGGTGGTCTTATGAAGGCTGGTAAAATCAAGCAGGACCAGTTTGGTACAGAGTTGATTTAG
- the frr gene encoding ribosome recycling factor, producing MANAIIEKAKERMTQSHQSLAREFGGIRAGRANASLLDRIHVEYYGVETPLNQIASITIPEARVLLVTPFDKSSLKDIERALNASDLGITPANDGSVIRLVVPALTEETRRDLAKEVKKVGENAKVAVRNIRRDAMDEAKKQEKAKEITEDELKTLEKDIQKVTDDAVKHIDDMTANKEKELLEV from the coding sequence ATGGCTAACGCAATTATTGAAAAAGCTAAAGAGAGAATGACCCAGTCTCACCAATCACTTGCTCGTGAATTTGGTGGTATCCGTGCTGGTCGTGCCAATGCAAGCTTGCTTGACCGTATACATGTAGAATACTATGGAGTTGAAACTCCTCTTAACCAAATCGCTTCAATTACGATTCCAGAAGCGCGTGTTTTGTTGGTAACACCATTTGACAAGTCTTCATTGAAAGACATCGAACGTGCCTTGAACGCTTCTGATCTTGGTATCACACCAGCTAATGACGGTTCTGTGATTCGCTTGGTTGTCCCAGCTCTTACAGAAGAGACTCGTCGTGACCTTGCTAAAGAAGTGAAGAAGGTCGGCGAAAATGCTAAAGTGGCTGTCCGCAATATCCGTCGCGATGCTATGGACGAAGCTAAGAAACAAGAAAAAGCAAAAGAAATCACTGAAGACGAATTGAAGACTCTTGAAAAAGACATTCAAAAAGTAACAGACGATGCTGTTAAACACATCGACGATATGACTGCCAACAAAGAGAAAGAACTTTTGGAAGTCTAA
- the pyrH gene encoding UMP kinase has translation MANPKYKRILIKLSGEALAGERGVGIDIQTVQTIAKEIQEVHSLGIEIALVIGGGNLWRGEPAAEAGMDRVQADYTGMLGTVMNALVMADSLQQVGVDTRVQTAIAMQQVAEPYVRGRALRHLEKGRIVIFGAGIGSPYFSTDTTAALRAAEIEADAILMAKNGVDGVYNADPKKDKTAVKFEELTHRDVINKGLRIMDSTASTLSMDNDIDLVVFNMNQSGNIKRVVFGENIGTTVSNNIEEKE, from the coding sequence ATGGCGAATCCCAAGTATAAACGTATTTTAATCAAGTTATCAGGTGAAGCCCTTGCCGGTGAACGTGGCGTAGGGATTGATATCCAAACAGTTCAAACAATCGCAAAAGAGATTCAAGAAGTTCATAGCTTAGGTATCGAAATTGCCCTTGTTATTGGTGGAGGAAATCTCTGGCGTGGAGAACCTGCAGCAGAAGCAGGTATGGACCGTGTTCAGGCAGATTACACTGGAATGCTTGGGACTGTTATGAATGCTCTTGTGATGGCAGATTCATTGCAACAAGTTGGGGTTGATACGCGTGTACAAACAGCTATTGCTATGCAACAAGTGGCAGAGCCTTATGTCCGTGGACGTGCCCTTCGTCACCTTGAAAAAGGCCGTATCGTTATCTTTGGTGCTGGAATTGGTTCACCATACTTCTCGACAGATACAACAGCGGCCCTTCGTGCAGCTGAAATCGAAGCGGATGCCATCCTCATGGCTAAAAATGGTGTCGATGGTGTTTACAATGCCGATCCTAAGAAAGATAAGACAGCTGTTAAGTTTGAAGAATTGACCCACCGTGACGTTATCAATAAAGGTCTTCGTATCATGGACTCAACAGCTTCAACCCTCTCAATGGACAACGACATTGACTTGGTTGTCTTCAACATGAACCAATCAGGCAACATCAAACGTGTCGTATTTGGTGAAAATATCGGAACAACAGTTTCAAATAATATCGAAGAAAAGGAATAA
- the trmFO gene encoding methylenetetrahydrofolate--tRNA-(uracil(54)-C(5))-methyltransferase (FADH(2)-oxidizing) TrmFO, whose protein sequence is MSQSYINVIGAGLAGSEAAYQIAERGIPVKLYEMRGVKSTPQHKTDNFAELVCSNSLRGDALTNAVGLLKEEMRRLGSVILESAEATRVPAGGALAVDRDGFSQMVTEKVVNHPLIEVVRDEITELPTDVITVVATGPLTSDALAEKIHALNNGDGFYFYDAAAPIIDVNTIDMSKVYLKSRYDKGEAAYLNAPMTKQEFMDFHEALVNAEEAPLNSFEKEKYFEGCMPIEVMAKRGIKTMLYGPMKPVGLEYPDDYTGPRDGEFKTPYAVVQLRQDNAAGSLYNIVGFQTHLKWGEQKRVFQMIPGLENAEFVRYGVMHRNSYMDSPNLLEQTYRSKKQPNLFFAGQMTGVEGYVESAASGLVAGINAARLFKEESEVIFPETTAIGSLAHYITHADSKHFQPMNVNFGIIKELEGERIRDKKARYEKIAERALADLEEFLTV, encoded by the coding sequence GTGTCTCAATCTTATATCAATGTTATCGGTGCTGGTTTGGCAGGTTCTGAAGCAGCTTACCAAATCGCAGAGCGTGGTATTCCAGTTAAACTATATGAAATGCGTGGTGTCAAGTCTACACCCCAGCATAAAACAGACAATTTTGCTGAGTTGGTTTGTTCCAATTCTTTGCGTGGGGATGCTTTGACAAATGCAGTTGGTCTTCTCAAGGAAGAAATGCGTCGCTTGGGTTCTGTTATCTTGGAATCTGCTGAGGCTACACGTGTTCCTGCCGGTGGAGCCCTTGCGGTGGATCGTGATGGTTTCTCTCAAATGGTGACCGAAAAAGTGGTCAACCACCCCTTGATTGAAGTGGTGCGTGATGAAATTACAGAATTGCCAACAGATGTTATTACAGTTGTGGCGACTGGTCCCTTGACTAGCGATGCCCTGGCTGAAAAGATTCATGCCCTTAATAATGGCGATGGCTTCTATTTCTACGATGCAGCAGCGCCTATTATCGATGTCAACACTATCGATATGAGTAAGGTCTATCTCAAATCTCGTTATGATAAGGGAGAAGCAGCCTATCTCAATGCTCCAATGACCAAGCAAGAGTTTATGGATTTCCATGAAGCCTTGGTCAATGCGGAAGAAGCACCGCTCAATTCTTTTGAAAAAGAAAAGTACTTTGAAGGATGTATGCCAATCGAAGTTATGGCCAAACGTGGCATTAAAACTATGCTTTATGGCCCTATGAAGCCAGTCGGTCTTGAGTATCCGGACGACTACACAGGACCTCGTGATGGAGAATTTAAAACACCTTATGCGGTTGTGCAACTTCGTCAGGATAATGCAGCTGGTAGCCTATACAATATTGTTGGTTTCCAGACCCACCTCAAATGGGGAGAACAAAAGCGTGTCTTCCAAATGATTCCGGGTCTTGAAAATGCGGAGTTTGTCCGTTATGGTGTCATGCATCGCAATTCTTACATGGATTCACCAAATCTTCTTGAGCAGACTTACCGTTCCAAGAAACAACCAAATCTCTTCTTTGCTGGTCAGATGACGGGGGTGGAAGGCTATGTTGAGTCGGCGGCTTCGGGCTTAGTTGCGGGAATTAACGCAGCTCGTCTCTTCAAGGAAGAAAGCGAGGTTATTTTCCCCGAGACGACAGCGATTGGAAGCTTAGCTCATTACATTACCCATGCCGACAGCAAACATTTCCAACCAATGAATGTCAATTTTGGGATCATCAAGGAGTTGGAAGGCGAGCGTATCCGTGATAAGAAGGCTCGTTATGAAAAAATTGCAGAGCGTGCCCTTGCCGACTTAGAGGAATTTTTGACTGTCTAA
- a CDS encoding nucleotide-binding domain-containing protein has protein sequence MFTCFIIHRTTIPYFVSQEVYWKVRNIGAEAIRRNCERGAIFSGKIKHHEDSQFKGEHYVECYAVLDNTVIARDRITVPIDPLCGKDFIE, from the coding sequence TTGTTTACTTGCTTCATAATTCATAGAACTACTATACCATATTTTGTTTCGCAGGAAGTCTATTGGAAAGTAAGAAATATTGGAGCTGAGGCGATTAGAAGAAATTGTGAGCGTGGTGCTATTTTTTCAGGTAAAATAAAACATCACGAAGATTCTCAGTTTAAAGGAGAGCACTATGTTGAATGTTATGCTGTTTTAGATAATACGGTTATAGCAAGAGATAGAATAACAGTCCCTATCGATCCGTTATGTGGAAAAGATTTTATAGAGTAG
- a CDS encoding replication initiator protein A, protein MDFEYFYNREAERFNFLKVPEILVDREEFRGLSAEAIILYSILLKQTGMSFKNNWIDKEGRVFIYFTVEEIMKRRNISKPTAIKTLDELDVKKGIGLIERVRLGLGKPNIIYVKDFMSIFQVKENDLQKSKNLTSEVKDFNLRSKENELQEVKNLDSNYIENNKSKYSKREYSFGENGLGTFQNVFLAAEDISDLQIIMNSQLENYIRLPAKLES, encoded by the coding sequence ATGGACTTTGAATATTTTTATAACAGAGAAGCGGAAAGATTTAACTTCTTAAAAGTACCGGAGATATTAGTTGATAGAGAAGAATTTCGGGGCTTATCAGCAGAAGCAATTATCCTTTATTCCATACTTCTTAAACAGACAGGAATGTCATTTAAGAATAACTGGATAGACAAGGAAGGCAGAGTATTTATCTATTTTACTGTCGAAGAAATTATGAAAAGAAGAAATATCTCAAAGCCAACTGCCATAAAAACATTAGATGAGCTTGATGTAAAAAAAGGAATAGGACTGATCGAAAGAGTAAGGCTTGGACTTGGTAAGCCGAACATCATTTATGTTAAAGACTTTATGAGTATATTTCAGGTAAAAGAAAATGACTTACAGAAGTCAAAAAACTTAACTTCAGAAGTAAAAGATTTTAACCTCAGAAGTAAAGAAAATGAACTTCAAGAGGTTAAGAACCTTGACTCTAACTATATAGAGAATAATAAGAGTAAGTATAGTAAGAGAGAATATAGTTTTGGTGAAAACGGACTTGGAACATTTCAAAATGTGTTTTTAGCTGCTGAAGATATATCGGATTTACAAATCATAATGAACTCACAGCTTGAGAATTACATTAGACTTCCTGCAAAACTAGAATCCTAG
- a CDS encoding ClbS/DfsB family four-helix bundle protein — protein MRTYENKEELKAEIEKTFEKYILEFDNIPENLKDKRADEVDRTPAENLAYQVGWTNLVLKWEEDERKGLQVKTPSDKFKWNQLGELYQWFTDTYAHLSLQELKAKLNENINSISAMIDSLSEEELFEPHMRKWADEATKTATWEVYKFIHVNTVAPFGTFRTKIRKWKKIVL, from the coding sequence TTGCGAACATACGAAAATAAAGAAGAACTAAAAGCTGAGATAGAGAAAACATTTGAGAAATATATTTTAGAATTTGATAATATTCCAGAAAATTTAAAAGATAAGAGAGCTGATGAAGTTGACAGAACTCCAGCAGAAAACCTTGCTTATCAGGTTGGTTGGACCAACTTGGTTCTTAAATGGGAAGAAGATGAAAGAAAGGGGCTTCAAGTAAAAACACCATCGGATAAATTTAAATGGAATCAACTTGGTGAATTATATCAGTGGTTCACAGATACCTACGCTCATTTATCTCTGCAAGAGTTGAAAGCAAAATTAAATGAAAATATTAATTCTATCTCTGCAATGATTGATTCGTTGAGTGAGGAAGAATTATTTGAACCGCATATGAGAAAGTGGGCTGATGAAGCGACTAAAACAGCGACTTGGGAAGTGTATAAGTTTATTCATGTAAATACGGTTGCACCTTTTGGAACTTTCAGAACTAAAATCAGAAAATGGAAGAAGATAGTATTATAA